A part of Perca fluviatilis chromosome 15, GENO_Pfluv_1.0, whole genome shotgun sequence genomic DNA contains:
- the phb gene encoding prohibitin — protein sequence MAKLFESIGKLGLALAIGGGVVNSALFNVDAGHRAVIFDRFRGVQDDVVGEGTHFLIPWVQKPIIFDCRSRPRNVPVITGSKDLQNVNITLRILFRPVTTQLPRIFTSIGEDYDERVLPSITTEVLKSVVARFDAGELITQRELVSRQVSEDLTERANTFGLILDDVSLTHLTFGKEFTEAVEMKQVAQQEAERARFIVEKAEQQKQATIISAEGDSQAALLIANSLMEAGDGLVELRKLEAAEDIAFQLSRSRNVTYLPSGQRTLIQLPQ from the exons ATGGCAAAGCTGTTCGAGTCTATTGGGAAGTTGGGGCTGGCCCTCGCCATTGGTGGAGGTGTTGTGAACTCTGCCCTTTTCAATG TTGATGCAGGGCACCGGGCTGTGATATTTGACCGGTTCAGAGGTGTGCAAGATGATGTTGTTGGTGAAGGGACCCACTTTCTCATTCCCTGGGTTCAGAAACCTATAATCTTTGATTGTCGCTCCCGTCCACGCAACGTGCCTGTCATCACAGGCAGCAAAG atCTGCAGAATGTAAACATCACATTGCGTATCCTCTTCCGGCCGGTAACCACCCAGCTGCCACGCATCTTCACCAGTATTGGTGAGGACTATGATGAGAGGGTGCTGCCATCCATCACCACAGAGGTCTTGAAGTCTGTAGTG gCTCGGTTCGATGCTGGTGAGCTCATCACCCAGAGAGAGCTTGTGTCTCGGCAGGTCAGTGAGGACCTCACAGAGAGAGCCAACACCTTTGGTCTCATCTTGGATGACGTTTCACTG ACACACTTGACCTTTGGCAAAGAATTCACAGAGGCTGTTGAGATGAAGCAGGTGGCCCAGCAGGAGGCTGAGAGGGCCCGTTTCATTGTCGAAAag GCAGAGCAACAGAAGCAGGCGACCATCATCTCAGCAGAAGGAGATTCCCAGGCTGCCTTGCTCATCGCCAACTCCCTGATGGAGGCTGGTGATGGTCTGGTAGAGCTACGTAAGCTGGAGGCAGCGGAGGACATCGCTTTCCAACTCTCCCGCTCCCGTAATGTCACTTACCTGCCATCAGGACAGCGCACATTGATCCAGTTGCCCCAGTGA